Genomic segment of Clostridia bacterium:
CATCATAACCCGGGAGGCGGTTTCGTCGGGGGCCTGACGGTGGCCTCGGCAATTGTCCTCCTTCTCCTGGTCTTTGACATGAAAACGGTGAAAGATGGTTTGCCGGTGGATTACAAGGTGATGGCTTTTGCCGGGTTGCTCATCGCCGTGACCACCGGTTTGGGGGGCATGGTTTTCGGCCAGCCTTTCCTATCCCAAGCTTTCGGGCATATTGACCTGCCCTTGTTTGGTGATACTGAGTTTGCCACGGCGGTGATCTTCGATACCGGGGTGGCCCTGGCGGTGCTGGGGACGGCTCTGTCCATTATTTTCACGATAAGTGGTGATATACACACATGGAAACGTTGATGTCTGTGGTTATAGGTATCCTCTTTTTCATTGGCGTTTACCTGGTACTTTCAAAAAGCCTGCTGCGGATTATCCTGGGCGCTTCCATCATCTCCCACGGGGCCAATTTACTCATCATTACCATGGGAGGTTTAAAAACCGGCGGCCCGGCCCTCTTGGGGGAGAAAACCACGGTTTTCATGGACCCCATACCGCAGGCATTAATCCTGACAGCGATTGTGATTAACTTTGCCATGACGGCCTTTCTCATGGTGTTAGCTTATCGCTCCTACGACGATTTAGGCACAGACAATGTAGAAGAGTTGCGAGGTATCGGTGATGAGTAATAACGTGCTTATATTACCCCTGCTAATACCGCTGGTGACCGGTATTATCATGGGCATCGCCAGGAACCGTATCGGTTTCCAGCGGCTGCTCGGCCTGTTTTCCCTGGGGCTGACCTTTGCTGTATCCCTATACCTGGTGCGGTTGGTGTCGAAACAAGGTGTGCAAATCCTGGAGTTAGGCGGTTGGCAGGCTCCTTTCGGGATTGTGCTGGTGCTGGACATGCTGCCGGCGCTGCTGCTGGCAACCGCCAGCCTGGTGGGTTTTGCTTGTCTTTTGTATGCTGTCCATTCCATTGGGGAGGACAAGGAACGGCATTACTTTTATCCCTTGTTTAACTTCCTCCTGGTGGGGGTCAACGGTTCTTTTCTCACGGGGGACATGTTTAACTTGTTTGTTTTCTTTGAGGTTATGCTCTTTGCCTCCTATGTACTCCTGGTTCTGGGGGGCACCAAAATCCAGCTGCGGGAGACGATTAAATATGCTTTCATCAATACCTTGTCATCCACCTTGTTTCTGGTAGGTATCGCCTATCTCTACGCCGTGGCCGGAACCTTGAACATGGCTCACTTGTCCCTGCGCATTGCCGAGGCGGGGCAGACCGGTATCTTGACCGGTGTGGCCGTGGTGTTCTTGATCGTGTTCAGTGTGAAAGCCGGCTTGCTGCTGTATTTCTGGCTGCCCGGTTCCTACATGGCCCCGCCGGGGGCCGTGGGGGCGATTTTTGCCGCCCTTTTGACCAAAGTGGGTATCTACGTCATCCTGCGGGTGTACACCTTGATCTTCTATCACCAGCCTGAGGTGACCCATGGTCTCATGGCGGTGATGGCCGGTTTGACCATG
This window contains:
- a CDS encoding Na+/H+ antiporter subunit D, whose product is MSNNVLILPLLIPLVTGIIMGIARNRIGFQRLLGLFSLGLTFAVSLYLVRLVSKQGVQILELGGWQAPFGIVLVLDMLPALLLATASLVGFACLLYAVHSIGEDKERHYFYPLFNFLLVGVNGSFLTGDMFNLFVFFEVMLFASYVLLVLGGTKIQLRETIKYAFINTLSSTLFLVGIAYLYAVAGTLNMAHLSLRIAEAGQTGILTGVAVVFLIVFSVKAGLLLYFWLPGSYMAPPGAVGAIFAALLTKVGIYVILRVYTLIFYHQPEVTHGLMAVMAGLTMLLGGFGAIAQWDIRGILVYNVIISVGFIISGLVYGTAGALTGAVYYTIHDMVMKALLFLLGGTVIAITGTSKLKAMSGLIRNHTLLGWLFFVTTLALAGIPPLSGFVGKVLIIKEGLALGTGYGGLYVLAGIGLLSSMLVLYSLLKIFINGFWGETVLSEEMEKGTDRGLLLPCVLLTAVSLFIGLGAEFLYPYVDQAVTSLLHPGIYIEAVLGEVF
- a CDS encoding Na(+)/H(+) antiporter subunit C, translating into METLMSVVIGILFFIGVYLVLSKSLLRIILGASIISHGANLLIITMGGLKTGGPALLGEKTTVFMDPIPQALILTAIVINFAMTAFLMVLAYRSYDDLGTDNVEELRGIGDE
- a CDS encoding Na(+)/H(+) antiporter subunit B, with product MRYKSDDIILRTVTKLAIFIILAFAVFLFLAGHHNPGGGFVGGLTVASAIVLLLLVFDMKTVKDGLPVDYKVMAFAGLLIAVTTGLGGMVFGQPFLSQAFGHIDLPLFGDTEFATAVIFDTGVALAVLGTALSIIFTISGDIHTWKR